In Halogeometricum borinquense DSM 11551, a single genomic region encodes these proteins:
- a CDS encoding S8 family peptidase, translated as MGRKKVYRRSVIRGIGIGILGSGLAGQASADEGGNSRLVLGTKSQYGVDIARAQANTIETEIDFGESGNALVGDFPDELVEKFRAEGELRYVERDIEVHALGQSMPWGCVRVAADAAHQRGYDGSGAHVAILDTGIDSEHPDLSQNLGEGYAVVDSDRGDVPWNDDHNHGTHCAGIANAVNNDQGILGVSTRATLHSVKVLSGDGGGSASGVAEGIKWAADQGHDVISMSLGATSGSSIIKDAVEYAYERGSLLVGAAGNEGPCSDCVHYPGAYPEVIAVGSVNDEDELSEFSSTGSEVEIVAPGTEIRSTVIGGYQVYSGTSMATPHVAGAAAILMSTGISNEEARKRLTEAAEDIGLDEDEGGAGLLNVDAAISDGDDGGGDSDEFAVSTRSVSDVDETDATLIGELTGLGDVSSPAVGFEYWIEDQRDETSERVESGHQSSTGSFNADVSDLEHGTTYVFEAFAETDDRVVRGGRRAFTTDDDHEAPFRVETLEPSYVSDDAASLEGRVSELDGDEVETRFDYWIKGDKANTLASDDAEDVDEDDTFDELVHLESDTTYVAVAVCIDSGDEVTGGTVTFTTESD; from the coding sequence ATGGGAAGAAAGAAAGTCTATCGGCGGTCGGTTATACGCGGTATTGGGATCGGAATTCTTGGCTCCGGACTTGCGGGACAAGCATCCGCAGACGAGGGTGGAAACTCCCGTCTCGTACTCGGAACCAAATCTCAGTATGGCGTCGATATTGCACGTGCGCAGGCGAACACGATTGAAACAGAAATCGACTTTGGTGAGTCTGGAAACGCTCTCGTCGGTGATTTTCCAGACGAACTCGTTGAAAAATTCCGGGCGGAAGGTGAGCTTCGCTACGTCGAACGCGATATCGAAGTTCACGCCCTCGGTCAATCGATGCCGTGGGGGTGCGTGCGCGTAGCCGCGGATGCAGCCCACCAGCGCGGATACGACGGTTCGGGGGCGCACGTGGCTATCCTCGATACTGGTATCGACAGCGAACATCCGGATTTGAGCCAAAATCTCGGTGAGGGATACGCAGTTGTGGACTCTGACCGGGGTGACGTTCCGTGGAACGACGACCACAACCACGGCACTCACTGCGCCGGTATTGCAAACGCGGTAAACAACGACCAAGGTATTCTCGGCGTCAGCACCCGTGCGACACTTCACTCTGTAAAGGTGCTCAGTGGTGATGGGGGCGGCTCCGCCTCCGGTGTCGCTGAGGGTATAAAGTGGGCCGCAGACCAGGGCCACGACGTCATCAGTATGAGTCTCGGGGCGACTTCAGGGTCGTCCATCATCAAGGACGCTGTCGAATACGCGTACGAGCGGGGGTCGTTACTCGTCGGTGCCGCCGGAAATGAGGGTCCGTGTTCTGACTGTGTTCATTACCCCGGTGCGTATCCGGAGGTCATCGCTGTCGGGTCGGTCAATGACGAGGACGAACTCTCGGAGTTCTCGTCTACCGGTTCGGAGGTCGAAATCGTTGCACCCGGTACAGAGATTCGTTCGACAGTCATCGGTGGCTACCAAGTCTACTCCGGAACATCGATGGCGACGCCGCACGTCGCCGGTGCGGCAGCCATCCTGATGTCTACGGGTATCTCGAACGAAGAGGCACGGAAGCGACTCACCGAAGCGGCTGAAGACATCGGCCTTGACGAGGATGAAGGCGGTGCGGGACTGCTAAACGTCGATGCAGCCATCAGTGATGGTGATGACGGTGGCGGCGACAGCGACGAGTTCGCCGTCTCGACGCGCAGTGTGAGCGATGTCGATGAGACGGATGCAACGCTCATCGGTGAACTCACCGGTCTCGGCGATGTGTCGTCACCGGCCGTCGGCTTCGAGTACTGGATCGAAGATCAAAGAGATGAGACGAGCGAGCGAGTCGAAAGCGGTCACCAGTCATCGACGGGCTCGTTCAACGCCGACGTCTCTGACCTCGAACACGGGACGACGTACGTATTCGAGGCGTTCGCTGAAACCGACGACCGGGTGGTCCGCGGCGGCCGGCGGGCGTTTACGACCGACGATGATCACGAGGCGCCGTTCCGGGTGGAGACGCTCGAACCGAGCTATGTCAGCGATGACGCGGCTTCTCTCGAAGGGCGCGTCAGCGAGTTGGACGGTGACGAAGTCGAAACTCGTTTCGACTACTGGATTAAGGGTGACAAAGCAAATACGCTCGCCAGCGACGACGCTGAGGATGTCGATGAAGACGACACGTTCGACGAACTCGTACATCTTGAGAGTGACACGACCTACGTCGCCGTCGCCGTCTGTATTGACTCGGGCGACGAGGTGACGGGCGGGACCGTCACGTTCACGACGGAATCCGACTGA
- a CDS encoding PadR family transcriptional regulator — protein sequence MHELTGFQRDLLYLVAGLEKPHGLGIKRELEQYYGESITQGRLYPNLDALVEDGYIKKGEKDRRTNFYELTASGRQAILDRRAWENDTFGQLFE from the coding sequence GTGCACGAGTTGACCGGATTTCAGCGTGATCTCCTGTACCTCGTAGCTGGCTTAGAAAAGCCGCACGGACTGGGGATCAAACGGGAGCTAGAGCAGTACTACGGCGAGAGCATCACGCAGGGGCGTCTGTATCCGAATCTCGACGCCTTAGTCGAGGATGGATATATAAAGAAAGGGGAGAAAGACCGACGAACCAACTTCTACGAACTAACGGCGAGCGGACGGCAGGCCATCCTCGACCGTCGTGCGTGGGAGAACGACACCTTCGGACAACTCTTCGAATAG
- a CDS encoding winged helix-turn-helix transcriptional regulator, with translation MNERPNRVPEWCQGEEWCPVTVTAALLSRKWKPVIVDRLLKSGPCGFSELQNLIGNISGKALSNNLKELEADRIVNRSVISERPYRVEYALTDRGRDLEPLIVAMREWGSKHFEPDSKENGQ, from the coding sequence GTCCTAATCGCGTTCCCGAATGGTGCCAAGGTGAAGAGTGGTGTCCGGTCACTGTGACTGCCGCTTTGCTCTCTCGGAAGTGGAAGCCGGTAATCGTTGATCGGCTTCTGAAAAGCGGCCCTTGCGGTTTCAGTGAACTCCAGAACCTGATCGGCAATATCTCTGGGAAGGCGCTCTCGAACAACCTCAAGGAACTTGAGGCGGATCGAATCGTCAACAGGTCGGTCATCAGTGAGCGACCCTACCGCGTGGAGTACGCGCTGACTGATCGCGGTCGTGACCTCGAACCACTGATTGTCGCAATGCGGGAGTGGGGGTCGAAGCATTTCGAACCGGATTCGAAAGAGAACGGTCAGTGA